From one Chloroflexota bacterium genomic stretch:
- the tatC gene encoding twin-arginine translocase subunit TatC, which produces MAAEPRPLRKHLEELRWRLFVVVMAVIVGAVVSVVFFEPLVQALLRPGEGYLSDTGGPIYTEVTELLGVTVKVALLGGLVIALPVLTYQVVAFVSPGLTRREKTYLISMTPAALLCFAAGAAFAYFVLIPPMLKFLLTYGADVAVPMIRISNYVNLLITLVFWMGVVFETPLIMFTAAKAGIVSPDAMARARRLIIVVAFLLGAMITPTFDPLNQTLVALPFLVLYEVGLRLARFARPKARREEAAEGSA; this is translated from the coding sequence GTGGCCGCCGAACCCCGACCGCTGCGGAAACACCTGGAGGAGCTGCGCTGGCGGCTGTTTGTGGTGGTGATGGCGGTCATCGTCGGCGCGGTGGTCAGCGTCGTGTTCTTCGAGCCGCTTGTGCAGGCACTGCTGCGCCCGGGCGAGGGGTATCTCTCGGACACGGGCGGGCCGATCTACACGGAGGTCACGGAGCTGCTGGGCGTGACCGTGAAGGTGGCGCTGCTGGGCGGGCTGGTCATCGCGCTGCCGGTGCTCACGTACCAAGTCGTGGCATTCGTGTCGCCGGGGCTTACGAGGCGGGAGAAGACGTACCTGATTTCGATGACGCCGGCGGCGCTGCTGTGCTTCGCGGCGGGGGCGGCGTTCGCGTACTTCGTGCTCATCCCGCCGATGCTGAAGTTCCTGCTGACCTACGGCGCGGACGTTGCAGTGCCGATGATCCGCATCAGCAACTACGTCAACCTGCTCATCACACTGGTATTCTGGATGGGGGTGGTCTTTGAGACGCCGCTCATCATGTTCACCGCGGCAAAGGCGGGCATCGTCAGTCCGGACGCAATGGCGCGGGCCCGGCGGCTCATCATCGTGGTGGCGTTCCTGCTGGGCGCGATGATCACGCCCACGTTCGACCCGCTGAACCAGACGCTGGTCGCGCTGCCTTTCCTCGTGCTCTACGAGGTCGGCCTGCGGCTGGCGCGGTTCGCGCGGCCAAAGGCGCGGCGCGAGGAAGCGGCGGAGGGCTCGGCGTAG